A stretch of DNA from Cyanobium sp. AMD-g:
GCGGTGCAGGATCGAGGCGAAGGCACGGCGGGCCCCATAGGCATAGGCCTGCACTTCGCACAGGGCGATCGAGCCCTCGGCCAACCGGCCGTCGGTGTGGTGGATGGAGTCGTCGGAATCCTTCCAGCCCTGGTTGCGCAGCCCGTTCTCGGCCACCCGCAGGTAGCGGAGGAAGCCATCGGCGCTGCTGGCTTCGGCCCTGTGGATCCAGGCCATGGCAGCCTGCAGTTCGGGCAGCAGGCCGGCGATGAAGTCCCGGTCATCACTGCGGCGGAGATAAGCCCCCGCCAGCATCAGGAACAGGGGTGTGGAGTCGACGGCGCCGTAATACCGCGAGAAGGGAACTTCCCCGAGCGCCGCCATCTCTCCCAGCCGGGATTCGTGCAGGATCTTGCCCGGCTGCTGATCGTGAGCGGGATCGTCAACCGCCGCCTGGCTGCTGGCCAGGTAGCCCAGCACCCCCCGGGCCAGCCGCGGTTCCACCATCAGCATCTGGCGCGCCGTGATCAGGCCGTCGCGGCCGAATGGACAGCTGAACCAGGGCACCCCGGCGTAGGGGTAGAGGCCATCCTCCACCTGGCTGGCCAGCAGGTGCACATCGGAGAAGGAGCGCATCAGCCAGCTGTTGAAGGCCGGGTTGTCGCTGACCACCGAGGCGGCGCTGCGCCGGGCCTCCCGGAAGCGCTGGATCGTGGCGGCCATGGCGGCGTTGTAGTGATCCTCCGCGGCCAGCGGCACGGCGAGGGGATGGAAATCCAGCACCAGGAAGAGTCGCCGGGTCTGGCGGGGCTCCAGGGTCATCTCCAGCCCGATGTGCTCCACGCCCACGTCCTGCACGGGATCGCTGAGGCGCAGGACCGTGACCCGATCCTCCCCGTCCAGGCCCCCGTAGATGAGCTCCAGGCTGTCGTCGACGCCGCGTCGGACGGTGCGGCCGCGCTCCGCCCGCGTGTATCCCCGCACCTCGAAGATGTCACGGAAGTCCGCATCGAGACGCAGGGTCAGCGGCATCGCCACGCGCCGGTCCCCGTAACTGGTGAAGCAGAATTGCTGCAGGCAGGCGGTGGCGGTCAGGACGGTGCTGCGCTCCAGGTGGACCGTCATGGCCGGGGAGCCGTTGGCGCCGCCATCGTTGTTGCTGAGGTGGCTCACCAGCACCCCCACCGCGCCGAGTTCGGTGGAGCTCAGCACCAGCGGCGGCCGTCCCCACAGCAGCACCTGCAGGCGGCTGACATGGCGGGTGCCGCGGTGGAAGATGCCGGCCTCGTGCTGGAGGTCCGGGCAGATCTCGCCGCGGGAATCCAGGATCGCGAAGGTTTCCTCGTTCTTGAGAACGAAGGGCGGCAGCGGATCAGGCATGCACCGGTGTGCGGTGGGCGGGGCTGTGGCAGCGACGGGCCTGGATCAGGTGCCGGTAGAGCTGTTCGTAGTCCTCGGCCTGGCGTGTGACCGAGAAGCACACCTCGAAGTGGCTGCGGACCCGGGATCGATCCAGCTGCTCCAGCCGGCCGACCGCGGCGATGGCCTCCTCGATCGACTCCACCAGATAGCCGTTGACCCCCTGACGGATCACCTCCGGGGTGGAGCCGTTGCGCCAGGCGATCACCGGCGTGCCGCAGGCGTTGGCCTCGATCATCACCAGGCCGAAGGGTTCGGGCCAGTCGATCGGAAACAGCAGGGCGAGCGCCTGGCCGAGGAGATCCTGCTTGCCGGCGTCATCCACCTCCCCGATGAATTCCACCAGCGGGTTGTCGCGCAGCAGCGGCTCGATCCGTTCGTGGAAGTAGGGGGCATCGACCGGATCGATCTTGGCGGCCACCTTCAGCGGCAGGCCCACCGCCGTGGCGATGGCGATGGCCCGATCGAGCCGTTTCTCCGGCGAGATGCGCCCGACGAAGGCCAGGTAGGGGCTGGGCCGGGCCTGGAAGCGATAGAGATCGGTGGGCAGACCGTGGTGGACGGTGCCGAGCCAGTGGGCCTCGGGCACCGGTAGGCGCTGGTTGTCGGAGATGGACACCAGGGGGACCCGATCGAAGTGGCGGTGGAGCAACCGCTGCTCGGGCGCATCCAGCGGGCCGTGCACGGTGGTGAGATGGGGTACCCCCAGCAGATCGGCGAGCGGGAAATGGCCGTGGCCGTTGTGGAAATGGAGGACGTCGAAGTCATCGAGCCGGCGGATGACATGGCCCAGCTGGATCTCGGAATGCACCGTGGCGTCCGCCACCCGGCCGCTCAGGCGCAGGGCCTGCGGGACACAGGGGAAGAGCTGGGCGCTGGTGAGGGAGTCGCCGCTGGCAAACAACACCACCTCATGGCCACGGCGGACGAGTTCCTCCGTGAGGTAATGAACGACCCTTTCGGTACCTCCATAGCCAAGCGGTGGCACCCTCTCATGCAGAGTGGAAATCTGTGCAATTCTCATATCAATCTCTTCGCGCTTTTTTTGTGCTGATGGCGTATTTTTACCCCACCCACTTCAACCCTACCTCGGATATTCCCAAACGAGTGTTTTTCGGCAGATCTGCTGCGGGCGCTGGGATTGGAGCATCAGTCCTGCTCCATATCCCAGGCGAACGCCTACCGCCCGGATCACGAACCCCTTGGCCACAGGGCCCGACCTGAACCCTTGGCTTCCGCGGGCACCAGGGAGCTCCCGGCAGGGTCCAGGATCCGGCCCAGGCTGTGACCCGCTCCCTAGGTTCGGCGCCCCGACCACCCCCGCCCATGTCCGCCCACCCCAACCCCCTGCTGGGGCTGCCCTTCGAGGGCGCCATCGAGGATCTCGGGCCTGAGTACTGGGATGTGGTGGAGTCGGCGGCGTTTCCGCTCACGCGCCTGCGGTTCCGCAACGACCCCCTGCTGCACCAGCTGGGTCTCGACCCGGGCGGCGTCAGCGACGACGACCTGGAGGCGGCCTACGGACGATTCGAGGGCCGCGCCCCCCTGCTGGCCCTGCGTTACCACGGCCATCAGTTCGGCACCTACAACCCCCTGCTGGGGGACGGCCGCGGCTTCCTGTACGGCCAGCTGCGCGATCGCCACGGCCAGCTGCAGGACCTGGGCACCAAGGGGTCCGGCACCACCCCCTGGAGCCGCGGCGGAGACGGCCGCCTCACCCTCAAGGGCGGGGTGCGGGAGGTGATTG
This window harbors:
- a CDS encoding glycogen debranching N-terminal domain-containing protein, whose translation is MPDPLPPFVLKNEETFAILDSRGEICPDLQHEAGIFHRGTRHVSRLQVLLWGRPPLVLSSTELGAVGVLVSHLSNNDGGANGSPAMTVHLERSTVLTATACLQQFCFTSYGDRRVAMPLTLRLDADFRDIFEVRGYTRAERGRTVRRGVDDSLELIYGGLDGEDRVTVLRLSDPVQDVGVEHIGLEMTLEPRQTRRLFLVLDFHPLAVPLAAEDHYNAAMAATIQRFREARRSAASVVSDNPAFNSWLMRSFSDVHLLASQVEDGLYPYAGVPWFSCPFGRDGLITARQMLMVEPRLARGVLGYLASSQAAVDDPAHDQQPGKILHESRLGEMAALGEVPFSRYYGAVDSTPLFLMLAGAYLRRSDDRDFIAGLLPELQAAMAWIHRAEASSADGFLRYLRVAENGLRNQGWKDSDDSIHHTDGRLAEGSIALCEVQAYAYGARRAFASILHRLGRPAEAEGLQEEAAALRHRFHRAFWSPSIDSYALAIDGDGEPCRVRSSNAGHCLWTGIASTEAAAAVARQLMAPTSFNGWGVRTLDERESRYNPMSYHNGSVWPHDNALIGMGLARYGHRSETLQILTGLFEAASAVPMFQLPELFCGFQRREEEGPTFYPVACSPQAWASASVFGLLEAITGMAIEREHGSSRVQVRLHNPCLPRGLNMLDINGLRLGDEEINLQFHRSDHDVGVMVRGRSPGVDVLIMK
- a CDS encoding glycosyltransferase family 4 protein, producing the protein MPPLGYGGTERVVHYLTEELVRRGHEVVLFASGDSLTSAQLFPCVPQALRLSGRVADATVHSEIQLGHVIRRLDDFDVLHFHNGHGHFPLADLLGVPHLTTVHGPLDAPEQRLLHRHFDRVPLVSISDNQRLPVPEAHWLGTVHHGLPTDLYRFQARPSPYLAFVGRISPEKRLDRAIAIATAVGLPLKVAAKIDPVDAPYFHERIEPLLRDNPLVEFIGEVDDAGKQDLLGQALALLFPIDWPEPFGLVMIEANACGTPVIAWRNGSTPEVIRQGVNGYLVESIEEAIAAVGRLEQLDRSRVRSHFEVCFSVTRQAEDYEQLYRHLIQARRCHSPAHRTPVHA